In the Magnolia sinica isolate HGM2019 chromosome 15, MsV1, whole genome shotgun sequence genome, one interval contains:
- the LOC131227516 gene encoding F-box only protein 13, with protein sequence MEQNHNLTLAKTGKRKTPESEDCEIFGGALLDGLNQDLLEGVLSWLPASSFFRLRSVCKRWSSVAASATFRIACSRIPSRDPWFFMVDPHLNQSIVFDTTERNWKNLNYPHLLRQDCNAKSIPVASSGGLVCFRTVSGDFIVCNPITGACRELPPAGLSSQSHTLHAIAMSSSTQDPSLYKLVLVAGELPSLTVKTYDSVKNQWEDDFTLSRKTDNLPESDMSSDDTVYFLSKAGDVVATNMQRSPSKQYSSVITVENGEEIIYFLSFSGTVVACNLARKCFSEYPRLLPVFFEYSIDVVECRGEMLVVVLWEFLETASLRVWRFSEVGRVWTQIAVMPPAMSHEFYGKKADINCVGCGDRMLICVNSGEFNSYIMCNVAQNEWVELPKCLINGEAKEFMSAFSFEPRVEACV encoded by the coding sequence ATGGAGCAAAATCACAACCTCACATTGGCGAAAACTGGAAAGAGAAAAACCCCAGAATCCGAGGATTGTGAAATTTTTGGTGGTGCCTTGTTGGATGGTCTGAATCAAGACCTGCTCGAGGGGGTCCTCTCATGGCTACCCGCCTCCAGCTTCTTCCGCCTCCGTTCAGTGTGCAAAAGATGGAGTTCCGTTGCAGCGTCTGCAACCTTCCGAATCGCCTGCTCTCGGATCCCCTCCAGAGATCCGTGGTTCTTCATGGTGGATCCCCATCTCAACCAATCAATCGTCTTTGATACAACTGAAAGGAATTGGAAGAATCTCAACTACCCACATCTCCTGCGGCAGGACTGTAATGCCAAATCCATCCCAGTTGCCTCGTCAGGAGGCTTGGTCTGTTTCCGCACGGTCTCTGGTGACTTCATCGTCTGCAATCCGATCACAGGTGCCTGTCGGGAGCTCCCCCCAGCAGGCCTGTCCAGCCAAAGTCATACTCTTCACGCTATTGCCATGAGTTCATCTACGCAAGACCCTTCCTTGTATAAGCTGGTCTTAGTCGCTGGTGAATTGCCTTCTCTCACTGTCAAAACCTATGATTCTGTGAAAAACCAATGGGAAGACGACTTCACACTAAGTAGGAAAACCGACAATTTGCCGGAATCTGACATGTCCAGTGACGATACAGTGTACTTTCTCAGCAAGGCCGGAGATGTGGTTGCGACAAACATGCAACGCAGCCCGTCTAAGCAATACTCATCTGTTATAACTGTCGAAAATGGAGAAGAGATAATCTATTTCCTTAGCTTCTCTGGGACGGTCGTCGCATGCAACCTTGCTCGGAAATGCTTCTCCGAGTACCCAAGGCTGCTGCCAGTGTTCTTTGAGTATTCAATTGACGTGGTTGAGTGTAGAGGGGAGATGTTGGTGGTGGTCTTGTGGGAGTTCCTAGAGACAGCAAGCCTAAGGGTGTGGAGGTTCTCTGAGGTGGGCCGTGTGTGGACCCAGATTGCCGTGATGCCGCCAGCTATGTCGCATGAGTTCTATGGCAAGAAGGCAGACATAAACTGTGTTGGGTGCGGCGACCGGATGCTGATCTGCGTGAACTCGGGTGAGTTCAATAGCTACATTATGTGTAATGTGGCGCAGAACGAGTGGGTGGAGTTGCCCAAATGCCTTATTAATGGGGAGGCTAAGGAATTCATGTCTGCATTCTCATTTGAGCCTAGAGTGGAAGCTTGTGTATGA